CGACTGATCTCTTCaccaacaaaatcaaatttgacaaaataggGAAAAGAAACAAGTCAGTGACAACACCAAAAGGTGACGAAACGCCAATAAAAGCCAACATAAGTAATTAACAAACCTTGGCGACGAAACTCGGGAAAGAAGAAGACATATGATACAAAATATCCAAATATGATACATGATTAGATATAATGGCACCGGGTCTTTCAGGTTCTTCAACTTCATTATTGACCCCACTCTGTCAAAAATTAATGAATCGGAGAGAAGAATAATTAAATGTCACTACAGTCTCTAACTAGTTAATGAATAATGAAGGAATAAATTATTTGCATAAAAACATATGTATAGTACCTGAGAAGATGATGATGACTCATCTTGAGTATCAGAAATCCTGTAAGTCTCCTTAATCCAATAAAACCCAAGCACAAAAAGGATAACTCTAGACAAGAATCTACCACTCCACACAATAGCGCTCCTTCTCCACCCGCCCATGTGTGCGTAATCTTCTTGCTCCTTGTCCCGATTCGGAACCGAGAAAAGCGTACAAATCCGACAAATCAGATAATACAATATCAATACGCTCATCGCCAATATTACTCGTATTGGAACTAGCGTGACCAGGGCGATACCAAGTAAAACCTTCTCCGTAAACGGCAGTTCGCCACGTCCCATAGTGCCGTACACGTCTCTGCGCACAAAAGCTGCAAATTTCTTCTCCAATTCCTCGATGTTCTCAGTGGACTCAGCCTTAAGAAGAGGACTGTCGTCTGTGGTTGAGCCATCAGCGAGGGCTGTTGTCGAGTGAGCTGGCTTCGAATTCATGTCTTTCATCTCAGACTCCATTGCTAgaattattcttttttcaaaataattgagaaattatTTGGTTTAGAGTTTTGTCGTTagacattattattttatccaagTTTTGAGCAGAGAAGAGAAAAGCTTGTATTTTAGATCTAAGATAGAGAAAAGTGTCATCTCCTTCTGTGCATCTCTCGTGGAGGTTGCGGGTAAGGCTGCGCGTGAAAAACCCATTAAAATACGCCACTTGGCAACTTGCTAATTTCACCACCAGATTAAACTGCGATTACACAACAGCCGTTGGATGGATGGAATCATGGAATATCTCTGAAACAAACCCAATCGAAATCCTACCCTATCCCTTTCTTGGACCGCCTTGTTAAAATTCGACTCATTGGTACTTAAAGTTTGTTGTATCCtgcaattaatatttattaaatattaaaaacctaaacataaattaataagtaattaatttaaaaaattaataatttttttattaaattttaaatttcttttttttcgaaagttttttttattttcccttgtTCTGGGTAGTTATTGGTCAGTTTTCTTTTaccctcatttttttttttgatgtttttttctcattttcttcattgaacataaaaaaaagagagggtGAGGGAATGGACTAGTGATGATGtcgaaaaaagaaagagagaaaaatacaaactctataaaaaaatataatattttaaaattaaatcttaaaaaaattattaattttttaaacttaaaaaataaatgaataaaattttattatttttaatattaaataataattttactcagaaaactcaattaattttgttaattttaataatttatgaataaatatttaaatttttaataattaaaatataccaatttgaaaatataatgaaatttgagTGGGCCTATTACAACTGCCTAGcttatttttaccattttatttaCCTTGGTTGGTTAAATAGAAAGCAATCTATGTAAAACATTAATTGAAGACAAACTGCAGTATCCCTTAATGCAACACAAGAGgttaatttcttatttgaatTTCTGTTGAAGAAGAGTCTGGTGGGGGAATTAGATTCCAAAATATGCATTTAAGgttaacaggaaaaaaaaaatttaccatcATTAAATTATTACGtttatcaataattattatgatagattaatagtaataataaaaatattaaaataaaaatgtcaatgaaatatcttcaaaaataaaaatttaagaaaactgCATTTAATCAAAAGGTAAGAGTTCAATAAGAATTTGGTGGTTGCCAAGTGCTCAAAGCGATCATTGTGCGATGGTGGCTAAGGTGACCTTTTCACCTTCCTCCCATGAAGGCAAGATTCAATCCTTACATTTTTCACACACAATGAGATCCATCCCTTTTCGTCTGTTTTAAACGACGATGAGATCCAACCCTCTTCGCCTTTTTTGCTTGGCAACAAGATACAGTCCTCTTCACCTTCTTAGTGCAATGGCCAGATCCATAACTCTTCTTATTCACATAACAAGTGATGGTGGGTGGGTGATGACAGCACGACGGTCATCAAGGATTTTCCAAGGAAGATACAACAGagtcttataaataataaacatgatttttattgttgccaaaacatcattaacatgatttttattgttgccaAAACCCAAACTAGGGGAAGCAGCGATGGGGGAATAGATGGCAAGAATTGCTGGGAATTTGAGTGGTAACAAAGATACCGTGCCACAAATTTAACAGCTCAAAGGATTAAGATCCTTCATGAGTCAAAAACATTGcatcaaaatgaactaaaaatcAAGGAAAGAAGTACCAACGCAAGCATTTATATCTCTAAGAATATTTGACTCCCACAGTTGCTCTGCAACCGAGTactcaaattttgatattacagACCCACAGTAGTGTAAAACTTGTGAGTAAAAATAAAGCCAGTATGAAGAACCAAAAACAAGCTCCAAAGAGAACTCTGGCATATTGTCTTTCTGTTTGAAGTAGAACCATTCAAATTGCTTGTACTCATATCATTTCTGTCATCAGTAGGCTATGAATATCTGAAAATAACTTGAAATCTactaattcattttcatttaatcaatttgaGATGATCGGATGATAGCAgccattttaatctttttttcacctaatattgtttaaattacACAAT
This is a stretch of genomic DNA from Mangifera indica cultivar Alphonso chromosome 11, CATAS_Mindica_2.1, whole genome shotgun sequence. It encodes these proteins:
- the LOC123229584 gene encoding lysophospholipid acyltransferase LPEAT1-like isoform X2: MESEMKDMNSKPAHSTTALADGSTTDDSPLLKAESTENIEELEKKFAAFVRRDVYGTMGRGELPFTEKVLLGIALVTLVPIRVILAMSVLILYYLICRICTLFSVPNRDKEQEDYAHMGGWRRSAIVWSGRFLSRVILFVLGFYWIKETYRISDTQDESSSSSQSGVNNEVEEPERPGAIISNHVSYLDILYHMSSSFPSFVAKRSVAKLPLVGIISKCLGCVYVQRESKSSDFKGVSDVVTKRVQEAHQDKSAPMMMLFPEGTTTNGDFLLPFKTGAFLAGVPVLPVILRYPYQRFSPAWDSISGVRHVLFLLCQFVNHIEVTRLPVYYPSQQEKDDPKFYAENVRRMMASKGNLIMSDIGLAEKRIYHAALNGLFSPS
- the LOC123229584 gene encoding lysophospholipid acyltransferase LPEAT1-like isoform X3 codes for the protein MESEMKDMNSKPAHSTTALADGSTTDDSPLLKAESTENIEELEKKFAAFVRRDVYGTMGRGELPFTEKVLLGIALVTLVPIRVILAMSVLILYYLICRICTLFSVPNRDKEQEDYAHMGGWRRSAIVWSGRFLSRVILFVLGFYWIKETYRISDTQDESSSSSQSGVNNEVEEPERPGAIISNHVSYLDILYHMSSSFPSFVAKRSVAKLPLVGIISKCLGCVYVQRESKSSDFKGVSDVVTKRVQEAHQDKSAPMMMLFPEGTTTNGDFLLPFKTGAFLAGVPVLPVILRYPYQRFSPAWDSISGLKRGNLLDLQIIARFRTKDDYSVLLN
- the LOC123229584 gene encoding lysophospholipid acyltransferase LPEAT1-like isoform X1, producing the protein MESEMKDMNSKPAHSTTALADGSTTDDSPLLKAESTENIEELEKKFAAFVRRDVYGTMGRGELPFTEKVLLGIALVTLVPIRVILAMSVLILYYLICRICTLFSVPNRDKEQEDYAHMGGWRRSAIVWSGRFLSRVILFVLGFYWIKETYRISDTQDESSSSSQSGVNNEVEEPERPGAIISNHVSYLDILYHMSSSFPSFVAKRSVAKLPLVGIISKCLGCVYVQRESKSSDFKGVSDVVTKRVQEAHQDKSAPMMMLFPEGTTTNGDFLLPFKTGAFLAGVPVLPVILRYPYQRFSPAWDSISGVRHVLFLLCQFVNHIEVTRLPVYYPSQQEKDDPKFYAENVRRMMASKGNLIMSDIGLAEKRIYHAALNGNNSLPSVLHQKDD